GCTGTGCTTGCTGTCATTGGCACTAACGAGTGtgcagggaggaagagaagggagataGCACATCTGTGGAATGGCGTAAGATTGTGATGGGAAAGGAGAACATGTTTAGATTACAGGGCATTGACTGTGGTAGCCGGAGAGAAGGAACTCATTTTGATACAGTCAGTAAACATACCAGGAGGGTAGGGGCTGAATTAGCAAGGTACTTGCTAAACAGGGAATTGGCTAAAGAGCAAATTAACAGGTCAGCTAACTAATTAGGATCAAAAAGCTGGGCAAGGCATTTAAGTCATGTAGCAATTTAAATGAATTTAACTACTTGGAAAGAATCAGTCAGTATTAAACAGAACAAATAGGCACTAAAGGTATCTGGGGAGCCAGATTCCTCCAGTAAACGGGTTAAGTGACCAATAGATAACTAGTAGTGCCAAGAGCCAGCTCTGTGGCATGGGGAAGGAAACAGCAAACACCCTGTGGCTGTGGAGGTGCTCCCCACCTGGTTTCTTATCCCTTTGCTTTTGTGCCTGTCCCAGCTCTCTAGGGGTTTGTGTGCCTCTGCCAACTCACATGGCTTTGCTTGGCTGACCTTTGCTTTCTCTGATGCTCAGTCTCCCTCGAATCCTCCTTTCACGTGTTTCACATCAGAAAAGTTCCTGAAAGATTTCTCGCCTTTAAATAgaaacaatgaaatgaaaatgaagcgCCTGTGTTCCATGCCCTATTCCTGTCCTGTTGCAGTGCTCCGTCCCACTCGTACCTGGCTAAGGGGATGGCTGGTGCCAGCTGCCGTGCCCCCGCCTTGCCTCTGCCTCTGGTGTCCACGGACTGGAGACAGAAGTTCACACCTGCAGCCTTGCACGCTTCAGCTAACAAGTGGCCTAGATATTTTAGCTACTGTTGGGAAATGAAACCAGGCAGTACGCGTGGTCGAGGCCAAAGCCTAATCCCGCAGAGTTAAGAACAGATGTGAGGAAACCCTTTTTGCTTTTGGAATCATTTGCATCTGGGCTGGCCAGAGCGTCCTTGTGCTCTGGTTATGAGGACAGCCAGGAAggcagcctgctgctggggcCAGCAGGGATACTCAAGGATAAATTGGCTAGCTCTTAATTAGATCCACGGAGAAAAACGGGACAAATGGGAGCCGATTTTTATGATGATGCTTTTCTTCAGCGGATGTTTACAAGCTGTGCCTGTACAGGTTATGCCTTTGGGTGGGGAGGACGGGAGATCAGTCCCTGTCTTGTGTGATTCTGACTGTTTGGTTTTCCTACAGATATGGGTTACCCTTGGGTGCCACATGCTGTAGAGGGCAACTTCTCTGTTTGAACCACCTGGTTCTGTTCCTTTGGGAAAGCCACTGGTGGAGCAGTCTCTCTCCACCAATACTGTCTCTAGCCCATGCGCTTTGCTGTTGTGGTGCTTTCCTTCTCATTGCTGCTCTGAGGGGATTCAAACCTCCCTCACCCGCGTCGCACCATCCTGCTCCGGAGAGGTGAGGTGGGGCTCGGCGCAAGGCAGGGTCACCTGGGGGTGCCGTGGCCACCCACGTCTCTTGCAGCAGTGGCCTCGCAGCGAGTTGGCCCAGTGCTGAGCCCTGGCTGCCTGAGTTTGTCCTGCTCAGGGGAAACCACCCGCGTGCAGGCTTGTTCTGGTTCAAGCGAAGGTTTTGGATAAAGCCAACAGTGCGTTTGTGTTAGGCTCTTACTGGACTGTCCTGGTGACTGGTGGCAGCAACCGATGTTCCCACCTGCTTCTGGTAGTTGTAGCAATGGTATCCATCATACAAGCTGCGTCACTCTGTGGGTCCTGGCCTCATTTTATTATTGAAGATGGATAGAGAAAACCTCGTAAAGCGTAATGGCAGTCTTTCGTGTGACTGGCCACTAAATCCTATGCGGCTAGACAGGGCTGGAGTGAGCGTTGGAAGGGCATCACTGGGGGTTGTGTCCTTGCCTGCATACAGTGGGGCATGCTCAAACACTGGCAGTGGGGTGGCTGTATTCAGGTATGTTTTACTGCTTGGCTGCCTGCTAATTCTGACAGCATACTGTATATTActgtatttgttgttgtttttcaagCTCGTAACTGTTGAGGAGCAGCAGTTCCTGAGGGAAGCGCTATATAACACTGGAATCTTAATTGTCTGGGATCCAGCACCATATCATGCAGAAATTCATGAGGTAAGGCTgagttttctgtaaataaaatcagTCATATACTTTTAAGTGCATCTGTTAACCCACTTCTTCCTAATATGGGCACTCACTCATTTTAAGGCCATTCTTGTTTACCTCTTTGTTATCATGGGTATATCCATATGTACTTCTGAGAATATCCCGTGCACGGGTGCTCCTGGGGAAACACTTGCCTGTTCCTGATCCCTGTGAAGGGCCTCAGGCCAGGTGTAACGGGTCACCACCTTTACTTTTGCATGGGCTGATGCTGCAGGGAGTTCGTCACTACTGGCTGCAGCAGTTGTCGTCTCATCAGAGGATGATCTCCTCTTTCTGACAGTTGCTGTAAGATTTTCTGATGGTTAATGCTTGGATATTTCAAGCACCAAGTCAGACATGAGGTATACTCGATGCATTATGAATGGATTGGGAAACCCTCTGAAGATCTTAGGAAATGTCTCCTCTCTGTGTCAGCTAGGCTTTCACTTGTGGGTGTTGCAATCCCTCTAGCATTCACTTTTCATTTGAGTACAAAAGGGCATTATTTGATAAGTGATGAGCTTTGGAGGCTCAGGGTGAAAGCAGGTAGGAGTGAATAGTccattctttgcttttattttaagctCTGTCTGTAACTGAGAGGTCTTTGCGTTCCTTTCTCTGGACTGCATTTCCTATTTTCTCACTGATGTTTATTCTTGTGTCTAGTTCCACACCTCCAGGAGACATGAGGGTATATGTACGGCATGTTTAAGAGTCAGTAAAACCAGGATGGAATATTTTTagcataggaaaaaaatctcaaaatgacTTTAAGAAAACATAAACCCTTCCTTCCTAAGTGTTTTTACTGAAAGGGGAAGTTTTAGGGTGGAAATCAGCTCAGCCTGGTTTAAGAGCCTGTGCTGGGGACACGTGCCTGCAGAATAGGATGCTTTGTACTCCAGTGTGGAGAGGGGTCAGGGTCTGTAACATTTAAGGCAGAGTTCTCAACATCATCTGCTATTGGGGGATGCATAATTAAATTATACAAGGTGCTGATCTTGTTTAATGGTCCTTCACTGAGATTTGGGTTTTCCCTGCTCTGTTCACTGAGTCAAGTCACCACAGTGACCTGAGGGGCAGATGAGGTGGTGGGGGACAGCAAGTGAGTGGATGTAGGTATAGCCAGACCTTTtccccctggcagcagcaggttcACTTACCCTTGTTTCCTCTTGGTTATGGGAAAGAGTGGGCTAGAAATAAAAAGAGTCTgacttgtttctgttttgcagtggTACAGAAAACCAGACTACAACTTTTTTGAAAGCTATAAGTTGTATCGTAGTGCACATCCAGAGCAGCCCTTCTATATCCTGAATCCAAAAATGCAGTGGCAACTCTGGGATATTCTGCAGGAGAATTCCCTGGAGCATATTCAGCCTAACCCACCATCATCAGGAATGCTTGGTAAGATAATTGCCCTCTAAACTTCTTGTTCAGTTTGCAGGCAGGAACTCTCCAGGATGCCTTTTTTCAAAGACAACTACAGATTTATGGTGCTTATCAGAGTTGCTTTTACAGTGTTTGTCTTATGCCAAAATTTAAGCTTCCGGTCTTTAAAGTAGCAGCTCAGTTGTGTTAAAGCAAGCAGTTTGCAGCACCCCTCTGAAACAGCAGTTACAAACATGGCCTGGTTCCACGTGCAAACACGAGAGCAGATAGCAACATCAAAATGGTCTCTAGGATTTCTAGCTTCTAGCGCCAGAGCTGTTCCCACGGGATGTGAGAGGAAGGATACGGCTCCTGTGGGCTCAGATCTTGTCAGGCAAAACTGGTTACTGCAGATGAAATCTAAATGCTTGTCTGTTTATCCTTTCCATATATAaatatggaaatatatatatgaaaaaatatatatagctaAAGTCTTACTGGGGAGCTGGGGATGGTCAGACTGAATAGTTGCCCTGAAAAGTTCAGTGATATTCCCCCTTATTCAGCATGCTAACGCCTTGTTTGTCAGCATGCTAAATCCAGCCTCTCGGCAAAGAGGCTCATTTTACATTCTGCTGTtgcaaagcttttccttcttaTTGGAGAGCAGATCTCATGATCAGCTGAATAAAAAGGAGTGAACTTCTCAGGAAGTTCACATGTATTTGAAATCACAGCGTAGACGTGTGGTCCTGTTTGCCACGTGGATGTCCAACTGCTGTGcttcagcctctcctctgctcccatcTCTGCTCCCATCACTGCTGGGGCACAGGCACCCTTCTACCTCTGTGTAAACAGAGTCACTTCCTATTTTTGCCGGTCAAATGTCTAATTTTCTTGCTCTTGCCCAGCACTTATTACATCATTGCCAGGATACGTGCAGAACAACTGCGTAACAGCATAGTCAATGACTTCAGCAGCAAAATTGTTGTTAACTGGAGTTAGGGGCTTGAAGGCAGGCACGGAGCCACATCAGACAGCAAATTCCTCTGTGGCTTAACTTTAGGCCAAGTTATCTGCTTTGTAAAACAAGTCACCTTGCCAGACTCAGGGGCGCAGACAAGTTCCAGTTTGCAGCTCTGGGTTTCCTGGAAGGCCTAAGCATGGATGAAAATTGTCATTTGAAAAGGTGGatgaaaacatgtttaaaatgcaCCTTAGTTAAACAAGTGGTTTCACGGGTGGGTTCCTCTAATGTCTTGTAAACTGTGTTCCTCTGATCATGCATGGTCCCTGATGTCTCAAATGCCACGTGAATTTTCTGTGATACTATACGTTGGTTCTGTTTCCCTAGTATGTCCTCGCTATTTCTTGCACTTGGAAGAAAAGTAGCGCGTAACTATGGCTTACTTCTGCTCTGGCCAGAAAGTTGACAGGTCGGTCTGTGCCCAGCGCTGGCGTGAATGTCCTCGGGTGGTTCCTGTGCCTGTCAGAAGACACAGGAgggcagcactgctctgctgcgGGGGACCTGGGGGAGcctggggagcagaggctgctccCTCTCCGCCAGCCATCTCCAAGCACAGTCGCTTTCACATCCCCTGCCTTCACAAGAGGCAGGTGGAGAAATGGTGAAGGTTGTCTCATCGCTGCTTACCCAAGCAGGTTTGAGATGGGCTGTTTGGATGGGCTAATTGTAGCACACAGTTGGCAGACGCCCAATTTTCCACGAAGGTCACGGAGAATGGTAGCACTCTTAAAAATTGGCCTTTTGGCATGGCTGTCGCTATCAACAATCCGCTGTTATCAAGTTGATCGCGCGCTTTGCAAGAGAGGGCTTCAGAAAACAGCCCCGTCTGGCCAgacttgttttttccccctctcgTCTCAATGTTCAAAAAGAAAACCCTTCCCCTTGGAGCTGGACGCTTCTTGCTGACCACCTGTCTCGCTGGCACGTTTAATCAGTTCTCTGGTTTGAcatggggatgtctgctttctttccctccctaGGCATTGTGATCATGATGACGCTCTGTGATGAAGTGGACGTGTACGAATTTCTCCCTTCTAAACGGCAGACGGACATTTGCCACTATTACCAGAAGTTTCACGACCGTGCCTGTACCATGGGAGCTTATCACCCCCTCCTGTTTGAGAAAAACTTGGTGAAGCATATAAACCAGGGCACAGATGAGGACATTTATATTCAAGGGAAAGTTACTTTGCCCGGCTTCCGAAACGTGCATTGCTAGCAGATCAGTTTTTAGTGTGTTTCGGAATTTTTCTTTATTGTCAAAGCACTTTTTAAATCAGGGTTGTCAGATTTGTTAGGTCTAAGCACTGGTGTGCTTTGACAGCTCTTCCGTGTCGCAACACTTGCTCTTAGGACTTTGTTGCCTAACTTCTCCCAGCTGTAAGGCGGTGTTAATACATTGCGGTACATCCACGCGGTATCTGCATGAGCCACTGCAATAAATTTACTCCCGGTGGAGCCAGGCTCATGCAGCCAGTGGATATCTCTGTCTTCATCTCAATCAATGATGGTGTATGGGAGGCGCAGGAGATGCTTTCTAAGCAGAGATTGCACAAGTCAGGATCAAATGCCGAATATAGTTCGGTTTGCTTCAAAGGGGTTATGACAGCCAAAAACCTGGTCCgttgagaaacaagaaaaataatttaaaacttgttCCCAAAGTCCTAGGAGCTCTTTGGAGCAGGGCTGATTTATGGAAACACTGCCAAAGCTGTGTACCGATAAGCTAAACCCCTAGTccaaaatatttgatttttataaacaGTTTGTAAAATAACCATGGCAACTTCCTTTCGAATTGTAAGACTTCCAAAACCATTCAGGTGGCATTTTTGGCAAAGGAAGAGGGAGGCAATTCACAATTCAGTGATTCTCGCGagactttttaatatttttactttttttttaattacttaaaagAAATTTTAGTGAACGTTTACTCCTCCAGTACAGTGCTGTGCTTGGTACAGAAGAAGCcttatttcagaagcattttgggGAAGATGCTCCAAGGCACAAATGGGAGAACTCACTGGAAGTCGGTACCTCTTTCCAGCTCTCTGCTGGTCTACCTTTGCAATTGTTGGCAAATTCCTTGCTGGCTCATCTCCAGTAACAGAAATACCACGTAGCTGCTGCTAGATGAGTTCCAGTTTTCTGCAAGTGAACCAAGGTGATCTCTCGGCTGCTGTGTGCTCTTTCTGAATAGGTGGGGAGCAGATGCATCGCTTCCATGCTTCATGAGCGGTGGGCAGGGAGAGTGTGCATGCTTCTCATGCTCTCTCTCATGGGGGGGGGGCCCTTTTTTCTGCTCGAGAGGAGTCTGTGGCAGCATGGTCGAAGTAGTAGCTCTGCAATCTCTGTATGTCAGCGAGAACACCTTCCCTGTCCTCTTCCGTACTGATGTGTTTCATGATGTCTGTAAAgaaagcttttccttctcctgtttttAATAAATCCTGTGAAGCCATTTGCCCTTTCTTGCCTCGGCAAAACCAGTGTAAATGTCATTGCTCCGTGGCCCCTGGGACCTGTACCAGCCTTGCGCCagcgcaggcagagctgggagggagctgccCACCTTCTCGTTCCAGTAAGCCCACGGCTCGTGCCCGATCTTGGTGAgagggcagctgcagagctgttcctgcAGCTCTGAGGCTGGCTTTCTGCAGGCCCATCGGATGGATTGGAGCTGTCAGTGTTTACAAATTGTGTGTCGtgtcatatatttatatataaaaaaaaattcaggtccTTACACTACTGCTCAGGAGCACTAGGACAAGAATGCAATGAAGCCCGTGAGCAGTTGTGTCTTCTTAAGCATTCATTTCCACTGTTAGGCAAGGAGAGAGCTTACGGAGGAAAAGCCTGCAGGGGTTGTTTGGGAGAGCCACAGCAAACCTCTCTCCATCTCCACTCTGAGTTTGTAACAGTCCTACCTCTGGCCCTTGGATCAAGGGGTTGTCTGTCACAGCGATTTGCCTTCTTAGCATGTATTTAGTTGGGATTTTAAtagcttctgccttttttccctagGCTGTCTCATTTGTTATTTCTCACAATGTTATTTTCCCCCACCTGCCCTGTTGGGGTGACCGGACCAGCCACCCTCCTTTGCTTGGGCTGTGTAATGGATGGATGGTACCTTGCTGCAGGGGAGCAAGCACTGCCCCAGGAAGCAAGCACAGTCTGCCTGCTGTTCACCTGGGGGTCCTCCAAACCACCTTCTCCTCTGCAGTGTGCCTGCAAGAAGACAAATGTTAAACAGGCTCCCCAGGGTCTTTCAGAGCCCTCAGTTACTTACAGGCAATACTGTTGCACTGGGCATGAAATTTCAAACATTATGCTATTTTAGCTAGATCCAACATGTGATTCATTTACAATCTAAACAGAGTTTCACAGGAATTGTGACAGAGCTTAAAATAGGCTGGTGTtaaccctccttttttttttctctctctctttttggcTGTATAGATTCAAATTTAATATAAATTGCAAGTGACGACAAGTCTGGTGTTTAGAAGAGCCAAGTTTAAGTTAGTGGGCAGTAATAGCTAGACTGTAACGAAAGCTTTATCCCTCCTGCAGTCTCTAACCATTTCCAGAGTGTGAACAGCTTTCTATCCATGTGGAAAGCAGGAAGAGGGCAACGCTGCCCTTTCCAGTTAGCCACCGAAGGGCTAAGTACTGGGAAAGATGCTCCATAATGATATGGGAAGGGTGTGGGGGAAGGTCAGCAcgtctggggaaggaggagaatgaAAGGATTATTTTAGGTTTTGATGTAGGAAAGATCTCTCCTCTTGACTGTGGTGTTATTTCTGCTTCTGAGTATTGCTTAGAAATTATCTTCCTTAGCTGTAACTTCATAACTCCTCCCTGAAGTATAAACTAGCACTCGCACAAGCTACAATCTTTGAAGTACTGAAagtgaaggggaaaggaaagggaatgaAAGGGAAATACTGGAAGGTGATGGGAACTCTAGCTTAATTTCAGAGAGACATCACCCCTGCATTGTCTTGACTTCAAGTTTAAACTTTGCATTATCCAGTATTCCAcctatttctgcagctgtgctgaTTAATTGGCAAAAAGTGTATTTTAGTGTGACAGTGGATTGGTCGATAAATACTGTCAAGATACCTTATTTCTAAGCGTGGGCCCTTGGGAGCACATCTCAGTCCTTGCTTGCCATTTTGAAAACCTAGCTGAGCCAGATTGAAAAAAACAGCTGTGAAGACCTAGAATTCCAAAGCCAGAGGCAGTTTCTGGAGGAAATCTCAATGTTTGATAAGACTTGTCTAACTAAATTATAATATTTGATTATCACAAGGCAGAAGAAACTGATTTGTGATGTTAAGATACTAGgaagtgaaagggtttttttttctccacactaTAAATATACCCATCTTACAAAAGAGTCTAGTCTTAAATGTATTAACATGCAATAGGGAGCAAAAATTGTTCTTGATCAGACACTTCAGCTGGaaacagtttcttcttctttgcctttAGGTGTACTAGAGAGCCAGGGGCACAGGTAAAGAGAGGTTATCTGGTAGGACTAGAGCCCAGAGGAGGTGAGTGCAGCTGTCAGGGGCTCATGGTTGGACGAGGAAATATTTGGGCAATGTAAAAGCAATGACGGTATGTTACTGGCAGAGGAACATTGGACTTCATTGTCTGTGGAGGAGAGCTTTCACTGTCTGGGCTGACAAAACtgcctgtggggtttttttgttttgctttcactaaagaaaaaaagggagaaaagtccCAGAAATTCAAATTGTATGCACCTGAGTCAACACACCCTTCCTCACCTCCCTGAGAAGAATAGTATGGTTGAGTGGGAACTAGATCTGACAAGACACTAGTATATCAACAGTGATGGTTAGAAAAATACATGCTGGCACTCCCTGGAGAGAAACACCAGACACCCCGGCCACATACTCCTTTTGTTTGCTCTGCGTGCACCCAACTAAAGGTGTGGGTACAAGCAAGATGGCTTATTCTTCTCTTTTGTGTGCCATGAAGTCTGACGCTCTTGCCCAGCACTGTGGATGTTTGTTTTCACTTGTGAATTGTACCAGCCTGGCAGGGAAACATGTTCACTTGCTGTGGGTGATGATACAAGGCACAGTGCAGAAGCATCAGGCTTCATTTTGGGGCAGATAATTTGTGGGCATGGCCATATATATATCTTAGATCCTAGCAAACACTCCAGAAACAATGTGCCTCAGGGATGGAAATGCCCTGGTGCATTTATAGGGGAGATGAAAGTGGGAAAGAGCTTGTGGACGTGTGGACATACTACCTGGTGTCCTGAGAAGGGAGCTGCCTGCACTCACTATATGCAGCATAGCACCACCTGGAGCTCATGAGCTCACTGGGAAATGCTGGGGGGGAGCTGGCTTTGTGCCTCGCTCCAGGTGAGAAGGAGCCACAGATCAGGACTCCTTTCTGAAGACAGAACTTGCTAGGAAGAGGACGTGCTTGTTTctagcttgtttttaaaatgcagatgaaGGAAAACTGGTAAGTGGCCCTCTCTGCTCTGTGAGCAAATAGCTTCTTCTCTGTTTGAACTAAACTCAACGAGCTGCTTAGCAGGCTTGTCTTGTGAAAGGTATGGAAAAGGGGTTCAATACACAAGACTGTGACTGGTCCTTCCAGTAACAAAATTGAGGGAGATCTGGTGTCTCCTGGAGTTGGTAATGCACAGCTCCTATCATGCATAACTTGTCTGCTGTTCTCGAGTTGGGTACGGAGGGCTTCTTTCAGGGGATTGTGCTAGAGGGTTGCAAACACAGCACCCTCACACTATCCCCACTGAAAAAGGAAGGAGCCCTTGTAGGGGCCAGCTTTCACACTCCATCTTTCATCCAAGTCCTGTAAAATGCCTTCCCTCCATAGATAAGTAGCCCACGCTGCTACTTATCCTCCAGGATGTCAGCTCTCCATTCAGGTGGGATCTCGGGCCATAGTCCAGCCACTCTTACAGGGAGAGTTCTGAAACTCTGATGTTTATTGTTCATTCACCTATTTGCTTTTCTGAGTGTGTGTGCTGGCAGACCTTCATCTGCCTGCAGGATGATCCAGGATGTTCTCCAGCAGGAGAACAAACACTCATACCCACGTCTCCTAGAGGGTGAGCTGATGCAATAGGATGTTTGTGTCTCCAGGTTCTGTATGAGTTTGTATCTGTTTGTTCACTTGCCTAAACTTATCTTGCAACTTCATGTGTGGTAAAAGGAGAATTTCAAATCGATTGCATCTTTTGACAGCCAGGTCAGACTTGAAGCTTAGCACTCTACCATTAACTTGTGTTCAATGTACAATGAACAAAACTAATTTGGGGAGAAAATTCAAGCAAtgagtatttggaaaaaaaagaaaaattcctctgTTCAAGGTATGTTTTGGGAAGATACATGGGTGTTTACAAAGGCAGAATGGAAGGTGAGCAGGGAAAAACCGACCTCGGAAATGGTTTGGAAAAGTGTGCATCTAGTGCAATTTGTTCCAAATAACTCTGAAAGccagggagggggaggagtggAGGGAGTTGACtgaaagtggtttggtttggtgcaAGTAACTTCTGGCAGAAACTAGATCTCTTTAAACAGAAACAGATACTTCCCAAAACGCAGTGAACTTGGCTTGCTGTCTCCGTGCAAGCTCTGAGCATGCTGCTGGTTTTGAAGGTCAGTGTGCATTGAAAGCTCTGCTTCTGGGAACAAAACCAACTTGGAATGACTTTATTTCCAttcatgcaaatattttgcagtgCTTTTCCTGCCTGTCCCTGGCATCCTTTACAAAAACAGTAGCGAGGTACTTCCACGAGCCAACGCAGTTTCAAACCTGTGACAAACCCCTTTTCAGGAGATGCCAATGGCTGTTCTGCGTGTCAGAAAACATTACAATTTTAACATGGGGATGTGTAGTTCACAGTTTAAAGGAACTCTAAAACCTCCTGTGGGTCTGTGAAGCCCCTGGGGTGGAAAGTAGTTTGCTGTAACAGACCAATGGGAGCTTTCAAAATCTCCGTCTGGGTTGGTCACTCTATAAACGTTGCAGAAATTATCTCCATGTCCTCTCTGAGAAAGTGGATTTGGGAGGATTCATGGGGTCACGGCTATCGGCACATGAAAGAAGATGACGCTTCTCGGTGTGGCGAATAGGCGCGTTGGCTCTGCTGTACCGGCAGTCCTCCTCTCCCTGTGTGCCGCCATGGCTGTGCCAGCTGTGTGGCATCGGGGCAGATGGAGGGGTGAGCTTCTACCCCCTTCAGCATGGGGACACAAAAGTGGTCAGTAGTGGTATTAATCCTTCCACGTGTCCCATTGTATCGGTGCAGGAGAACCTCGGAAGGAGGATCCTTGTAACAAGGTGATTCAATCAGCCAAGCTTTTACTAATCCTGCTCCAGAAAAGCTCTCTGGTGTGTGTTATCACCCGTGCCAAGCCTTAGCAATTCACACAAAGCCCTCGATGGGTGCTTACCTTGTACTGCTCTGGTGATGCTGAAGTGCCCTAGGCCACTGTCAAAATGGGGACTGAGTTCTTCTCTGATATTGAAAGACCAAAATGAAATGCAGGGCCCTCAATGGTGAAAATGGTACTAGCATTCGTAGCACTTATTTCCattcccaaaagaaaataaaatcactagTACGTGTGAAAGTAGgctgtattttattaaaagccAGTTTCAGGTACGTCCGGCAGCATAAAGATAGGAAAACTGAATTGCAAGCTCAACGTGTGGTTTACGTATTACAAAATCAGTGTTATTTATGGTGTCTGAAGTGTTGCCTAAACACTAATCTTAAGTATACAGAGGAGGAACTTAGCTTTCTCCTGCTCAGTTGAGTGTTCCGCACCtattcagaaatgctgaataGCTGCATTACCGcttaaaatacttctcaaaaaTGGAGCCAGATATTTAACTGGGATAAATCAATGAAGTATCCTGCCTTCAAGGAAGCTCTAAATCATTTTAAATGAACCAAGAATCTGTTTCCCCTCTCAGCTGCCTGTTTTTAACTTGGGTATCTTCACAGACATTATCCTATCTGATTCTTTCTTGGTTTACCAAAGATATATTAAAGGCCcacatttcttaagaaaatgtgtACGAGGGGGCATTTGCACTTGAATTTAGGAAGAAGGCTGAGCAAGCAATTAAAGCTGGACCTCCTGTGTCTAGGACAAACTGCAAAGCAATTTGTTGCTAGGGGAATGGGGTTTTCTAGGTAATTTAGAAGGTACTGTCTTGTCCCAGCTGCCAGTTCAAGGCTATTTGTATGGGCTGTGTGAATTGGGACTCAAGCCGAAGAACTTGAGGGAAATGATGAAAAAAACTTCTTTATTTGTTAGGACTGAGATGCTCTAAGCAGTTTTAACAAGAAGCAACTTAATCTTTTTAAAGTAGGACTGTCATGGCAGATAATTTGAGCCTGACCAGCCTAACTGTGACTGATAGTTTAGAGAaactcttttcttatttttaatgattgAGTAAGAGTTCTaatttgcataaataaaatatgcaGTCTCTTATCTGTATTTTTCCTACTTCAAATTCTAGGCGTTGTTTGTGTAGGAAGATCCTTGAGTGACTTGAACAATGCGATAGCGATTTGGCATTCTTGCTTTTGAATGGCATGAGGTAATGCTATGGGTAAGTTGTGTATCCTGGCAGCGGGTCTCAGCTCTGTGTGTTCAGCTGGTCTCCAGCTGCACAGGTCTACAATGGCTCCAGAGATGCCGGGCGTGTGGAGTGCTTTTTCTGCCCCATGATTTCAAGGCTTTCATAGTCTTGCTCGATAAGCTTTGAAGCTTGAGCTCTCTTTGAGAGAGCTTGAGCTGTCTTTGAGCTCACCTCACAGGTGAGGTGAGCCGTTGCCTCTGAGCTTCCGTATTGAGTTTGTGTCCAGGTCTGAGCTGTCCCTGTGGCCCTGGGGTAGACACAGTGCCTCTTGGTCTGAACCGTTTCGGTTCTGCCACCGAGTGGAGGTTCATGTCGTGATCTGACTGCAGATACTGGTGAGGGATGCCAGCAAAAAGCCATAAAATGGGTATATATTCATGAACGAAGCCTATGCAGTCATTGTGGGATTGACTTCTCGTTGACCCTACCCAGGTTCTGCTGGGACACTGGTGTTGGGTGTGATTGGCTGGGTGGGTACTCCCTGCAACCCGTA
The Harpia harpyja isolate bHarHar1 chromosome 12, bHarHar1 primary haplotype, whole genome shotgun sequence genome window above contains:
- the ST6GAL1 gene encoding beta-galactoside alpha-2,6-sialyltransferase 1 isoform X4; protein product: MKLVTVEEQQFLREALYNTGILIVWDPAPYHAEIHEWYRKPDYNFFESYKLYRSAHPEQPFYILNPKMQWQLWDILQENSLEHIQPNPPSSGMLGIVIMMTLCDEVDVYEFLPSKRQTDICHYYQKFHDRACTMGAYHPLLFEKNLVKHINQGTDEDIYIQGKVTLPGFRNVHC
- the ST6GAL1 gene encoding beta-galactoside alpha-2,6-sialyltransferase 1 isoform X3, whose product is MPRSRRQQRRAAALDGDSHDAVLRFNGAPIKGFQEDVGQKTTIRLVNSQLVTVEEQQFLREALYNTGILIVWDPAPYHAEIHEWYRKPDYNFFESYKLYRSAHPEQPFYILNPKMQWQLWDILQENSLEHIQPNPPSSGMLGIVIMMTLCDEVDVYEFLPSKRQTDICHYYQKFHDRACTMGAYHPLLFEKNLVKHINQGTDEDIYIQGKVTLPGFRNVHC